From the Candidatus Abyssobacteria bacterium SURF_5 genome, one window contains:
- a CDS encoding cation transporter, producing MIHLHQPLVSLEHFHERDEPEHRHVHRAAERKRLSLTMALTGSTMIIEVIGGLFTGSLALLSDAGHMLTHFFALLISFLAILVAAIPTHPKRSFGLYRVEVLAALFNGVTLLVITALILYEGFNRLFHLAPVKEVPMLLVAVFGLAVNLLSAVILYDVGKEDLNVRSAFLHMLGDTASSLGIVGGAAIIYFTGWYFIDPLLSILIAIVILFWSWNLLRDSIHILLETAPRHIKIDEVVRLIRDEAPEVADVHDVHVWEITSQMYSMTAHLVFRENFRVSECAEVFRRLERPLRERFRISHVNFSPESE from the coding sequence ATGATCCATCTCCATCAGCCACTGGTTTCTCTCGAGCACTTCCACGAGCGCGACGAGCCGGAGCACCGGCATGTGCACCGTGCGGCCGAACGCAAGCGACTCAGCCTGACGATGGCCTTGACCGGCAGTACGATGATCATCGAAGTGATTGGCGGCCTCTTCACCGGCAGCCTCGCCCTCCTCAGTGATGCCGGCCATATGCTCACCCACTTCTTCGCACTCCTGATCAGTTTTCTCGCGATCCTTGTCGCAGCGATCCCGACGCACCCGAAACGCAGCTTCGGCCTCTATCGAGTCGAGGTGCTGGCGGCCCTGTTCAACGGCGTGACGCTCCTGGTGATAACCGCGCTCATTCTGTATGAGGGCTTCAACCGCTTATTCCACCTCGCTCCCGTCAAGGAGGTGCCGATGCTGCTCGTCGCCGTATTCGGGCTCGCGGTCAACCTCCTGAGCGCGGTAATCCTGTACGATGTCGGGAAGGAAGACCTGAATGTCCGAAGCGCATTCCTGCACATGCTCGGCGACACCGCCTCATCGTTGGGAATCGTCGGCGGCGCCGCTATCATCTACTTCACCGGATGGTACTTCATCGACCCCCTGTTGAGCATCCTGATTGCGATCGTCATTCTCTTCTGGAGCTGGAATCTCTTGAGGGATTCCATCCACATCCTTCTCGAAACGGCGCCCAGGCATATCAAAATCGATGAAGTGGTGAGGCTTATCCGTGACGAAGCGCCGGAAGTGGCCGACGTGCATGATGTCCACGTCTGGGAGATCACGTCTCAAATGTACTCGATGACCGCACACCTGGTTTTTCGTGAAAACTTCAGGGTCAGCGAGTGCGCCGAAGTTTTCCGGCGCCTCGAGCGCCCTCTGCGCGAGAGGTTTCGCATCTCCCACGTAAACTTCAGCCCCGAATCCGAGTGA
- a CDS encoding ferritin — translation MAGTYHELYEKLSKATLDLHRAWISLKEEIEAMDWYQQRIDATDNLELKDILKHNRDEEKEHSAMLMEWIRRNDPEFAKQMKTYLFKDGKAITEIEEEAD, via the coding sequence ATGGCGGGAACATATCATGAACTGTATGAAAAGCTGTCGAAAGCCACGCTCGACCTGCACCGCGCATGGATTTCTCTCAAAGAAGAGATCGAGGCGATGGATTGGTATCAGCAGAGGATAGACGCCACGGATAATCTCGAATTGAAGGATATCCTCAAGCACAATCGCGACGAGGAAAAAGAACATTCCGCCATGCTTATGGAATGGATCAGGCGGAACGATCCCGAATTCGCCAAGCAGATGAAGACATACCTGTTCAAGGACGGCAAAGCGATTACTGAAATCGAAGAGGAAGCGGATTAG